From the genome of Methanobacterium petrolearium, one region includes:
- the hisG gene encoding ATP phosphoribosyltransferase, translating into MEIKIALPSKGRISDPAVKLLSKAGIGLKDTVNRRLFSATFDQQINVMFTRASDIPEFVADGAADLGMTGLDLIREKEVRVEILEDLGFGKSKLVLAAPEDSDINQLSDVKEGSIVATEFPHLTEKYLETNGIPVKIVQLSGSTEIAPFIGVSDLISDLTSTGTTLKMNHLKIVETILKSSVHLIANPESYQEKKDKIEQIRTGIRGVLDAEGKKLVMMNVDEEVLDEVKKAMPGMSGPTVSQVLSDNRVVAVHAVVDEHEVFQVVNRLKKIGARDILVVPIERII; encoded by the coding sequence ATGGAAATAAAAATAGCCCTTCCATCCAAGGGAAGGATCAGTGACCCTGCAGTAAAATTGTTATCTAAGGCAGGGATTGGATTGAAGGATACCGTTAATCGCAGGCTTTTTTCAGCAACTTTCGACCAGCAGATTAATGTTATGTTCACCCGGGCCTCTGATATTCCTGAATTCGTTGCTGATGGTGCTGCTGACCTGGGAATGACTGGTCTGGATTTAATACGGGAAAAAGAAGTCCGTGTGGAAATATTAGAAGACTTGGGCTTTGGAAAATCCAAATTGGTGCTGGCTGCCCCTGAAGACTCCGATATCAACCAGCTTTCCGATGTTAAGGAAGGTTCTATTGTGGCCACTGAATTCCCCCACCTCACTGAAAAATATCTTGAAACCAATGGAATACCAGTTAAAATAGTCCAACTTAGTGGTTCAACCGAAATAGCTCCTTTTATTGGAGTATCAGACCTTATATCTGATCTTACCAGCACGGGCACCACTTTGAAGATGAATCATCTGAAGATAGTGGAAACCATCTTAAAAAGCTCTGTGCATCTTATAGCCAATCCTGAAAGCTACCAGGAGAAAAAAGATAAAATTGAACAAATCAGAACTGGAATACGTGGTGTTCTGGATGCTGAGGGTAAAAAACTGGTGATGATGAATGTGGATGAGGAAGTCCTGGACGAAGTTAAAAAGGCCATGCCAGGGATGAGCGGCCCCACTGTATCTCAAGTCCTCTCTGATAATAGGGTGGTGGCAGTTCACGCTGTGGTGGATGAACATGAGGTATTCCAGGTGGTTAATCGTTTGAAAAAGATCGGTGCCCGGGATATTCTGGTGGTTCCCATTGAAAGAATCATCTAA
- a CDS encoding amidohydrolase family protein, with amino-acid sequence METKTILIKNTTILAKGLRKGSVLIEDGKIIDINNKIRFWGIDEVIDAEGKILIPGLVNTHTHLSMNLMRGLADDLPLDVWMNDHIWPVEAHLEGEHCYAGALLAALEMIKSGTTTCDDMYFFMDDVARAIDESGIRGLLCHGMIDLFDEEKRKAECKETKRIIEKCHNTADGRIQVALGPHTPYTCSTELLNWVRKKADEKGLKIHIHVSETEKEVEDSLNDRKKRPFEYLDDIKFLGPDVIAAHAVWLSGAEIALIKENNVKISHNPLSNMKLASGISPVSDMLANGICVSLGTDGAASNNSLDLFQEMKIASLLQKVRTLDPTVLPAGAVLEMATMGGATALGMEKEIGTIEVGKKADLVLMDRRAPHLTPYRNPVSHLVYSAEGPDVSTVICNGEILMRENEVLVLDEMEVIEMAENASEDLLSRR; translated from the coding sequence ATGGAAACCAAGACTATTCTCATAAAAAACACTACTATTCTAGCCAAAGGACTTCGAAAAGGCTCAGTGCTCATAGAAGACGGTAAAATCATTGACATAAATAATAAAATCCGTTTCTGGGGCATAGACGAAGTTATTGATGCAGAAGGGAAGATTTTAATTCCTGGACTGGTCAACACTCACACCCATCTTTCCATGAACCTCATGAGGGGACTTGCTGATGACCTGCCTCTGGATGTCTGGATGAATGATCATATATGGCCAGTGGAAGCACATCTGGAAGGAGAACACTGCTATGCTGGAGCTCTTTTAGCGGCACTGGAGATGATCAAATCAGGAACCACTACTTGTGATGACATGTACTTCTTCATGGATGACGTGGCCAGGGCCATTGATGAATCAGGAATAAGGGGACTCCTCTGTCATGGTATGATCGACCTGTTTGATGAGGAAAAGAGAAAGGCAGAGTGCAAGGAAACCAAGCGCATCATAGAAAAATGCCATAACACTGCTGATGGCAGAATTCAAGTGGCACTGGGGCCTCACACTCCTTACACTTGTTCAACCGAGCTTTTAAACTGGGTTCGCAAAAAAGCTGATGAAAAGGGACTTAAAATTCATATACATGTTTCAGAAACTGAAAAAGAGGTTGAAGATAGCTTAAATGATAGGAAAAAAAGGCCTTTCGAGTACCTGGATGATATTAAATTTTTAGGTCCGGATGTGATAGCTGCCCACGCTGTATGGCTTTCAGGGGCTGAAATAGCTTTAATAAAAGAAAATAATGTTAAAATATCCCACAATCCTCTGAGCAACATGAAATTAGCTTCAGGAATATCACCAGTTTCTGACATGCTGGCCAATGGAATATGTGTATCTCTGGGAACAGATGGGGCTGCATCTAATAATAGCTTGGACCTTTTCCAGGAAATGAAAATAGCTAGTCTCCTTCAAAAAGTGCGTACTCTAGATCCCACAGTTTTACCTGCAGGTGCAGTCCTGGAAATGGCCACCATGGGTGGAGCAACGGCATTGGGCATGGAAAAAGAGATAGGAACCATTGAGGTTGGGAAAAAAGCAGACCTGGTTTTGATGGATAGAAGAGCTCCACATCTAACTCCCTATAGAAATCCCGTTTCCCATCTGGTCTATTCTGCTGAAGGACCTGATGTGAGCACAGTTATATGTAATGGGGAGATTTTAATGCGCGAAAATGAAGTCTTAGTCCTGGATGAGATGGAAGTAATAGAGATGGCGGAGAACGCTTCAGAAGACCTCCTATCCCGAAGATAG